CACCATCAGGATGGTGCCGCGGTTGGCCGACAGCTGGCGCACGAACTTCTGCGCCTCCTGGAACATCGGCAGCGACTTTTCCAGGTTGATGATGTGAATCTTGTTGCGATGGCCGAAGATGAAGGGGGCCATCTTGGGGTTCCAGAAGCGGGTCTGGTGGCCAAAGTGGACACCGGCTTCCAGCATTTCGCGCATGGTCACGGACATGATGAGTACTCCGAAGGTTGGGTCTAAAATCCAGCCCCAATCATTGCGGCCCGCATCCCTTCGCTGGGACTGCCGGCGCAACACCTCGAAAGGGCTGGTTTGCTATTTGCTTTGCCGCTGCCGCCCCTTCAGCGGGAAGGCTCGGGCTCTCGGCAAAACCGCGGGATTCTACCATAGACAGGCCGCCCGGGCCGGCAGCGCCCCGATGGGTCGCCGTCTTTCCAACCGCGCCAGCCCTCAAAAATCATAGCTGCCAGCGCTTGCCCAGCAAGCGCTGGAGGCCTATTTTGCTTCGATCTTCATGCACATCATCATCGTCGGCGCCGGCATTGTCGGCACCGCCACCGCCTATGAACTGGCTTGCGACGGCCATGAGGTCACGGTCGTCGAGCAGCGCGCTGCCGCTGCCGAGCAGGCCAGCTTCGCCAGCGCCGGCCTGCTGGCGCCCTCGCTGCTCATCCCCTGGGCCGCGCCGGGCGCCGACGGCCGGCTGGCCCGCCGCATGCTGGGCAGCCGCGCGGCACTGCGCCTGGTGCGTGGAGCGGGTCTTGCCGGCATGGCGTGGCTGTGGCGCTGGAGGCAGGCCGGACGCGACGCGGGCGCCGGCGAACGGCTGTTGGCGCTGGCCGCGCTGGGCCAGGCCAGCCTGGCGCGCACGCGTGCCATTGCCCACGATCTGGATGTGGACAGCGAGTCCAGCCCGGGGACGCTGATGTTGCTGCGCAGCCGCGCAGAAGTGCAGCTGGCGCAGCCCGCGCTGCAGGCCCTGGCTGCCGCCGGCGTGCCCGTGCGTGAGGTGGACGCCGATACGGCCCGGCTGATCGAGCCCGGCCTGGCGCCAGAGGCGCCCCTGGCCGGCGCCCTGCACGCCCCCGAGGGCGGGGCCGCCAACTGCCGCCTGTTCGCACAGCTGCTGCGCCAGGCCGCGCAGGAGCGCGGCGCGCGTTTCCTCTTCAATGCCCGGGTGCAAGCGCTGGCGACCGGCGGCCCCGGTGTGCATCTCGTCGGCCAGGACGCCCCCCTGGCCGCGGGCGCCGTGGTGCTGTGCGCCGGCATGGCCAGCGCAGCGCTGCTGCGCCCGCTGGGCGTGCGCCTGCCCCTGGCAGGCATGCACGGCTATTCGGTGACCGCTCCGCTGCGCGAAGAAAGCCATGCGCCCCAGGGCGCCGTCATCGACCCGCAGCACCGCGTGACCATCACGCGCCAGGGCCAGCGCGTGCGGGTGTCCGGGGGCGCCGAGCTGGCCGAGGCCGGCGGAGCGCACGACGAGGCCACGTTGCGCACCTTGTACCTGGCCCTGTCGGGCTGGTTTCCGGGAGGCGCGCTGGTGTCGTCGTCCCAGGTGCAGGTCTGGCGCGGTGCCCGCCCTACCCTGCCCGACGGCGCGCCCGTCATCGGCGCCGGACCGGCGCCCGGCCTGTGGCTCAATACCGGCCACGGCGCCTGCGGCTGGGCCCACGCCTGCGGCAGCGCGCGCATGCTGGCCGATCTGCTGGGCGGGCGCGAGCCCGGCCTGGATACCGAGCCGTTCGCCCTGGCGCGTTTTTGATTCAGGCTCTTCCGGCCAGGCACTGCGCCGCACAATGTCCGGCATGCTGCGTCTAGACTTCTCCCATCCCCAGCCGCTCTTCACCAGCCAGGCCACGCGGCACATCGAGGCCGCTGCGGCTGCCGCGCTGCCGCCCTGCACCCTGATGGAGCGCGCCGGTCAAGCCACGGCCCGGCTGGCGATGGCGATGGCGCCCCATGCGCGGACCATCTGGCTGGCCTGCGGCAGCGGAAACAACGGCGGGGACGGCCTGCAGGCTGCTGCGGCACTGCGTGCGGCAGGCCGGCACGTGGTCGTCAGCTGCCTGGCCGATGACGCGCAGCAGCTGCCGCCCGACGCCCGCCAGGCCTGGCTACGGGCCCGCCACGCAGGCGTGGAATTTGCCTCGCAACCGCCCAGCCTGGGCCCGCAGGATTTGTGCGTGGACGCCCTGCTCGGCCTGGGACTGACTGCCCATCCGCGCCGCCACCCTGCCGATGCGCGTCTGCTGCAGTGGCTGGAAGCCCTGCACTCCGGCACCACGCCCGTGCTGAGCGTGGACTTGCCCTCCGGCCTGATGGCAGACACCGGCCAGTTTGCACCGGGGCTGACTCCCGGTGGCCCGGCTATCGCTGCCCGCTACACCCTGGCGTTGCTCACCCTCAAACCAGGGCTGTTTACCGCGCATGGACGCGATGCAGCCTGCTGCGTCTGGTTCGATGACCTCGGCGTGGGCAACGCAGGTACGTCGCCCGCGGCTTGGCTGGCCGGAGCACCCAGGCCCTCTTCACGCCCACACGCCAGCCACAAGGGCAGCTATGGAGACGTGGCCATCATCGGCGGCGAAGGTGTGGGCCCGCGCGGCATGGGCATGACCGGCGCCGCCTTGCTGGCCGCCAGTGCAGCCCTGCATGCCGGCGCCGGGCGGGTGCTGGTGGCCCTGCTGGACGGCGTCGCCGATGCGACCACCGTGACCAGCGTGCAACCGGAGTGCATGCCGCGCCGCTTCGAGGCGCTGGCTCTTGACGGCGGCGTAACCGCTGTCGCTGGCTGTGGCGGCGGTATCGCCATTGCAGCAGTGCTGGAGCCCATCTTGCTGCAGGCCGGGCGGCTGGTGCTGGACGCCGACGCCCTCAACGCCATTGCCACCGACGGGGCAATGGCGCGCCTGCTGAGGGCGCGCGCCAGCCGGACGGACCGGGCGACAGTGCTCACCCCGCATCCGCTGGAGGCGGCGCGCCTGCTAGGGGTCGAAACAGACGCCGTACAGGCAGACCGCCTGGCCGCCGCCAGCGAGTTGGCGGCCCGGTTTCACTGCGCCGTGGTGCTCAAGGGCTCCGGCAGCGTCATTGCTGCCAAGGGCCACACACCACGCATCAATCCGACCGGCAACGCGCGTTTGGCGACGGCAGGCACGGGGGACGTGCTGGCCGGCCTGCTGGGCGCACGCTTGGCCGCCGTACCGGCGACGCTGGACGCCGCCTTCGAGGCAGCCTGTAGCGCTTGCTGGGAACACGGCGCCGCAGCAGACCATTGGCCCGGCAGCAGCGCCCTTACCGCGTTGAAGCTGGCCCGTACGCTCACCGCCTGATTGGCTGACGTCTGACAAGGGCCGACCGAGGCAGCTATTTCAATCGGATCGTCACTCTTTCCGAACCAACTGCCCTGACGCCCGAGGTCATCGCCATGAAACGCCCCTTGTACTCCAGCACTCCAGCATTGGCCGCTTTCGTAGTGACTGTACTGCTTGCCCTGCTCGCGGGTGCCATGACTGTCTTGCCCCACCAGACAACTCAGGTGGCGGACTCGCAGGTACATACACAAATTGAGCAGCTGGTTCCTGCAGGGTTTTTTGACTGAGAAGTCAACGATCGTGCCCTGACGAGGCGCACAGCCGGCACCCAAGTCGTGCCCGAGGGCCTTCCACCGCACGTCGGTGACTTCCAGAAAGCTGGACCCTGGAAAAATTTTCTGCACAGCGCAGTCACAAGCCAAAAAAAACCGCCACACACCTTGGTTCTCAGTGTGTGGCGGTATCTTGAATGGTGGAGCTGGCGGGAATTGAACCCGCGTCCGCAAGCCTTTACCGGGCAGATCTACATGCTTAGCGTTCTGTTTTGGATCTCGCACCCCATATCGCGCAGGCGCACGCTATACAGGATACCAGTACCCTTGAATCTCGCACCATGCCAAGGTACCCGGCACGGTGCCAGCTGATGTGAATTCCCTTGCAGCCGGGAGGCCTTGCGGCCCCCTTGCCCAGCCCATCAGCGTGCTGTTGCAAGGCTCACCGGTATTTAAGCGGCGAGTGCGAAACGTTCGTCGTTTGCAGTTGGTTTATTGAATGGAGATTTACGAGCGTCACTCAAGCTCGGCATGCACCACTCCGATTCCGAACCCACGTCGAAACCAGGACAGCCCCAGAACCGTTATTTTAAGACAGATCCAGCAGTTTCAAGAGCTCGAGAGGTAAATCTATCGCGGCATCTGCCCCCCATGCCGTTGTATTCGCGTCCAGGCCCAGATAACCGTACAACGCAGCAACCGTACCCATGCCCGCAGCCTGGCCTGCCAGGATGTCGCGGTGGTCGTCTCCCACATAGATACAGGCATGAGGAGGCAGTTCAAGGCGCGCAGCGGCTTCCAGCAGAGGCGCCGGATGGGGTTTGGAATGAGGCGTGGTATCGCCACTGACCACGGCAGACGCGTCGTCGAACAGGCGCAGCCTCTGCACGATGAGATCCGTGAACCGGCTGGCCTTGTTTGTAACCACCCCCCACCGCACCGCGTGGCGCCGCAAAGTGGCCAACAGCTCCTGGACCTGAGGAAACACGTCCGTCTGTTCATGGATACAGCCCTGATAGCGGTCGAAGAACTCCTCACGCAGGTCGGCAAAGGAGGCATCGTCTGGCTGGATGCCCAGCGCGATCGCCAGCATGCCGCGCGCGCCAGCCCCGGCCATGGGACGGTAGGCGGACAACGGAAGGGGCGGCATGTTTCGCTGCGTGCGCAACTGATTGGCAGCACGCCCCAGGTCTGGAGCGCTGTCAATCAGCGTGCCATCAAGGTCAAACAGAACAGCCCGCACTCCAGGCCAGCGAGCGGCGCTCATGCCTGCGGGCGTCTGGTGGCCAACAGGTAGTTCACGCTGGTGTCGTCGCTGAGCCAGTAGCGACGGGTCAGCGGGTTGTATTGCATGCCACGGGTATGCGTGATGTTCAGGCCCGCCTGCCGGCAGGCCGCCGCCAGTTCACTCGGCTGGATGAATTTCGCGTACTCGTGTGTTCCCCTTGGAAGCATTTTCAGCAGGTACTCCGCGGCCAAAATGGCAAACGCGAAGGATTTCGCGTTGCGGTTGATGGTGGAGAAAAACACCCACCCTCCTGGCTTTACCAGGCGCGAGCACGCTTCAACCACCGACTGCGGGTCGGGCACGTGCTCGAGCATCTCCATGCAAGTCACGGTGTCGAACGACGCTGGCGCCTCTTGCGCCAGCTCTTCCACGCTGACTTCACGATAGCGTACCCGGGGGGTTTGGGCTTCAAGGGCGTGCAGACGCGCCACCTTCAGCGCCTTGGAGGCCAGATCGATGCCCAGGACGTCGGCACCCCTGCGGGCCATGGAGTCAGCCAAAATCCCACCACCGCAACCCACATCGAGCACGCACTGGCCTGAGAGCGGAGCGATTTGGTCGATCCAATCCAGGCGCAACGGATTGATCTGGTGCAATGGGCGGAATTCGCTTTCAGGATCCCACCAACGGTGGGCCAGCTCAGAGAATTTTGCCAACTCGGCCGGGTCGGCATTGAGGTGCTCGGTCATGCAGTCATTGTCTCCTTGAAACATGGAAGACGAAAAAAAGCCCCGTTACCGGGGCTTTTTTGTGCGCGTAAAGCGAAATTAGTTGGCGCGGGTGCCGACCACTTCGATTTCAACGCGGCGGTTCTTGGCGCGGCCTTCGGCGGTGCGGTTGTCAGCCACAGGCTGCTTTTCGCCCTTGCCTTCGGTGTACACGCGGTTCTTTTCGATGCCCTTGGAGACCAGGTAGGCCTTCACGGCTTCGGCGCGGCGCACAGACAGCTTCTGGTTATAGGCATCGGTACCGATGGAGTCGGTGTGACCCACTGCGATGATGACTTCCAGGTTGATGTTCTTCACCTTGGAGACCAGATCATCCAGCTTGGCCTTGCCTTCGGGCTTGAGGACAGACTTGTCGAAGTCGAAGAACGCGTCGGCGGCGTAGGTCACCTTGCTGGCTGCTGCGGGAGCAGGAGCGGGCGCAGGTGCCGGTGCGGCATTGGGAGCGGGAGCAGCTGCCGGAGCAGGCGCAGCAGCGGCCTTCACCAGAGCACCGTCGCAGCCTTCGGCAGCGGTTGCGGGCGTCCAGTTAGCATCGCGCCAGCACAGTTCGTTCGTGCCGTTCTTCCAGACCAGCTCGCCGGTGCCGTTTTGCCAGTTGTCGACCACGTTACCGCCGTCGGCTGCCTTCACTTGGGCGCCAGCCGAGGTTGCAATCACGGCAGAGGCCAACAACATCGCCACTTTGTTCAGTTTCTTCATGGTTCTCCTCTTGGGGAATAAGCCGCAGCCGTGCTGCGAATGATGGACGCCGCCAGTGACCGCCACCGACGAAAACGTTGAAACGATTGTGCCATACGTAACAAGGCCAGCGCGGCCCACGTGAGACCCGAACCGTAGGACAAAAGCGCAATCCCGGGGATATGTTGCGCTGCTGCGACAACACGTTGCACCTAAAATGATCGATCGCCCGCTTGCGGACCCTTGCCTTCAGTCGCCGCCATGATCCAGTTCGCCAAAGAGACCTTGCCCATCAGCCTGGAAGAGGAGATGCGTCGCAGCTACCTCGATTACGCCATGAGCGTGATCGTGGGCCGCGCCCTGCCCGACGCGCGCGACGGCCTGAAGCCCGTACATCGGCGCGTGCTGTTTGCCATGCACGAGCTCAACAACGACTGGAACCGGCCGTACAAGAAGTCCGCCCGCATCGTGGGCGACGTGATCGGCAAATACCACCCGCACGGCGACATCGCGGTGTACGACACCATCGTGCGCATGGCGCAGGATTTTTCACTGCGCCACATGCTGGTGGACGGTCAGGGCAACTTCGGCTCGGTCGATGGGGATAACGCCGCGGCTATGCGCTACACCGAAATCCGGCTGGCCAAAATAGCGCACGAAATGCTGGCCGACATCGACAAGGAAACGGTCGATTTCGGGCCCAACTATGACGGCAGCGAAAAGGAGCCGCTGGTGCTGCCCAGCCGCCTGCCCAACCTCCTGGTCAACGGCTCGGCCGGCATTGCCGTGGGCATGGCGACCAATATTCCGCCGCACAACCTGAACGAGACGGTGGACGCTTGTTTGCACTTGCTGCACCACCCCGAGGCTTCCATCGACGACCTGATGGAGATCATCCCCGCGCCCGACTTCCCCACCGCCGGCATCATTTACGGCATCAACGGCGTCAAGGAAGGCTATCGCACGGGGCGCGGGCGGGTGGTGATGCGCGCCAAGGTGCACTTCGAAGACATCGACCGCGGCCAGCGCCAGGCCATCATCGTTGACGAGCTGCCCTACCAGGTCAACAAGAAGACGCTGCAGGAGCGCATGGCCGAGCTGGTGCACGAGAAGAAACTCGAGGGCATCAGCCACATCCAGGACGAGTCCGACAAATCCGGCATGCGCCTGGTGATCGAGCTCAAGCGCGGCGAAGTGCCCGAGGTGGTGCTGAACAACCTGTACAAGCAGACGCAGCTGCAGGACACCTTCGGCATGAACATGGTGGCGCTGATCGACGGCCAGCCGCGCCTGTGCAATCTGAAGGACTTGGTTGAAGTCTTCCTGCAGCACCGCCGCGAGGTGGTCACGCGGCGCACGGCGTTCGAGCTGCGCAAGGCGCGCGAGCGCGGCCACGTCCTGGAAGGCCTGGCTGTCGCCCTCGCCAACATCGACGAATTCATCCGCATCATCCGCGAGTCGCCCACGCCGCCCGTGGCCAAGGCCGAGCTGATGAACCGCTCCTGGGACAGCCAGCTGGTGCGCGAGATGCTGACGCGCACGCGCGAGGACGGCGGCGTGGTCAACGCCGACGACTACCGCCCCGAGGGGCTGGAGCGCGAGTACGGCATGCAGGCCGGCGGCCTGTACCGCCTGTCCGACACGCAGGCCCAGGAGATCCTGCAGATGCGCCTGCAGCGCCTCACGGGCCTGGAGCAGGACAAGATCGTGGCCGAGTACAAGGAGGTCATGTCGCACATCGAGGACCTGCTGGACATCCTGGCACGTCCCGGGCGCGTGTCCACCATCATTGGCGATGAGCTTGCCGCCCTGAAGGCCGAGTTCGGCCAGTCCCGCCTGGGCGCGCGCCGCAGCCTGATCGAGCACAGCGCGCACGACCTGTCCACCGAGGACCTGATCACGCCCACCGACATGGTGGTCACGCTCAGTCACACCGGCTACATCAAGAGCCAGCCGCTGTCCGAATACCGTTCGCAGCGCCGCGGCGGGCGCGGCAAGCAGGCCACGGCCACCAAGGAAGACGACTGGATCGACCAGCTCTTCATCGCCAACACGCACGACTGGATCCTGTGCTTTTCCAACCGCGGCCGCTTGTACTGGCTGAAGGTGTGGGAGGCGCCGTCCGGCTCGCGCGGCTCGCGCGGGCGGCCCATCGTCAACATGTTCCCGCTGGTCGATGGCGAGAAGATCAACGTCGTGCTGCCGCTCACGGGCGCCATGCGCACCTTCCCGGCCGACCACTACGTGTTCATGTCCACCAGCATGGGCACCGTCAAGAAGACGCAGCTGTCGGAGTTCTCCAACCCGCGCAAGGGCGGCATCATCGCCGTCGGCCTGGATGAGGGCGACTACCTCATCGGCGCGGCACTGACCGACGGCCAGCACGACGTGATGCTGTTCTCCGATGGCGGCAAGGCCGTGCGCTTTGACGAGAACGACGTGCGCGCCATGGGCCGCAACGCGCGTGGCGTCAAGGGCATGACGCTGGAGGAAGGCCAGAGCGTGATCGCCATGCTGGTGGCCGAGGACGAGTCGCAAAGCGTGCTGACTGCCACCGAAAACGGCTACGGCAAGCGCACCAGCATCACCGAATACACCCGCCACGGCCGCGGCACCAAGGGCATGATCGCCATCCAGCAGTCGGGCCGCAACGGCCGGGTGGTGGCGGCCACGCTGGTGCGCGCCGACGACGAGATCATGCTGATCACCGATACCGGCGTGCTGGTGCGCACCCGGGTGTCCGAGATCCGCGAGCTGGGCCGCGCGACGCAGGGCGTGACGCTGATCGCGCTGGACGATGGCGCGCGCCTGTCCGGCCTGCAGCGCATCGTTGAAAACGACGCCCACGGCGCCGATCCGGCCGCCCTGGACGAAGCTGCTGCGGATGCAGGCCCCGAGCAGGAGTGACAACCCTGCCCCAGCCACGGCCGCATCGCTATTAAAACCATAGCTTTCTGCGCTTGTCCCACAAGCGCTGGAGCCTGATTTTGCTTGAAACCATGAACCGTCCCTACAACTTCTCCGCCGGCCCCGCCGCCATCCCCGAAGAAGTGCTGCAGCGCGCTGCCGCCGAAATGCTCGACTGGCATGGCAGCGGCATGGGCGTCATGGAGATGAGCCACCGCGGCAAGGAATTCATCGCCATCTGCGAGCAGGCCGAGGCCGACCTGCGCGAGCTGCTGGCGGTGCCTGCCCACTTCCGCATCCTGTTCATGCAGGGCGGCGGCCTGGCCGAGAACGCCATCGTCCCGCTCAACCTGTCGCGCGCCGCAGCCGTGGACTTCATCGTCACCGGCAGCTGGAGCGCCAAGTCGCGCAAGGAAGCGCTCAAGTACGCGGCCGAGGTGCACACCGCCGCCAGCGGCGAGGACGGCGGTTTCACCTCCATCCCCGACCCGGCCGGCTGGCGCTTGAGCCGCGGGGCCAGCTACGTGCACCTGTGCAGCAACGAGACCATCCACGGCGTCGAATTCCATGAGCTGCCCGACCTGGCAGCCCTGGGCAGCGACGCGCCGCTGGTCATCGATTTTTCCTCGCACGTCGCCTCGCGCCCCGTGGACTGGTCGCGCGTAGGCCTGGCCTTCGGTGGCGCGCAAAAGAACCTGGGCCCCGCCGGCCTGACCCTGGTGGTCGTGCGCGAGGACCTGCTGGGCCACGCCCTGCCCGCCTGCCCCAGCGCGTTCGACTACCAAATAGTGGCGGACAACAAGTCCATGTTCAACACGCCGCCGACCTGGGGCATCTACGTCGCCGGCCTCACCTTCCAGTGGCTCAAGCGCCAGCGCGAGGGCGACGCCACCGGGGTGGCCGCCATGGAGCTGCGCAACCGCGCCAAGGCCGAGCGCTTCTACAGCTACGTGGATCAGTCGCAGCTGTACCTGAACAAGGTGGCGCCGCCGGCCCGTTCGCGCATGAACATTCCCTTCTTCCTGCGCGACGAATCGCGCAATGAAGCTTTTCTGGCCGGCGCCCGCGAGCGCGGCCTGCTGCAGCTCAAGGGCCACAAGTCCGTGGGCGGCATGCGTGCCAGCCTCTACAACGCCATGCCCATGGCCGGTGTCGAGGCGCTTATCGCCTACATGCGCGAGTTCGAGCAGCACCACGCCTGACCCTCGCCCGCTCCGCCCTTCGGCAGGCCGGCGCGCCTGCCCCGCCCTTTTGCCTGCCCGATGTCCCAACAGCCCACCTCCACGCCCGACCTCTCCAGTCTGCGCACGCAGATCGACAGCATCGACCAGCAACTGCTGAGCCTGCTCAACCAGCGCGCCCAGGTGGCCGAGCAGGTGGGCGAGGTCAAGAAGCGCGACGGCACGCCCTTCTTCCGGCCCGACCGCGTCGCCCAGGTCATCGAGAAGATCACCACCAGCAACCCCGGCCCGCTCAAGGGCGCCCACGTGGCGGCCATCTGGCGCGAGATCATGTCCGCCTGCCTGGCGCTGGAGTCGCCCCAGCGCGTGGCCGTGCTGGGCCCCGAGGGCACGTTCTGCGAGCAGGCGGCCATCGAGTACTTCGGCGGCGCGGCCGACCTGATGTACTGCAACAGCTTTGACGAGGTCTTCCATGCCACGGCCGCCGGCAGCGCGCAGTACGGCGTGGTGGGCATGGAAAATTCCAATGAGGGCGTGGTCACCCGCTCGCTGGACATGTTCCTGCACACCCCCTGCCACGTGGTGGGCGAGGTCAGCCTGCTGGTGCGCCACAACCTGCTGCGCACCAGCCCTTCGGCCGAGGGCATCGAGGCCGTGCTGGCCCACCCCCAGGCGCTGGCCCAGTGCCACGCCTGGCTGTCCAAGCACCTGCCGCACGCCGAGCGCCGCCCGGTGTCCAGCAACGCCGAAGGCGCCCGCCTGGCCGCCACCAACCCGGCCTGGGCCGGCATCTCCAGCGAACGCGCGGCCCAGCAATACGGCCTGCACGTGGTGGCCCATGCCATCCAGGACGACGCCTACAACCGCACGCGCTTCGCCGTGATCTGCCTGCGCCACACCCTGGCCACGCCGGCGCCCACGGGGCGCGACTGCACCAGTCTGATCATCTCCGTGCCCAACCGGCCCGGGGCCGTGCACGACCTGCTGGTGCCTTTGAAGAAGCACGGCGTGTCCATGACCCGCTTCGAGTCGCGCCCGGCCCGCACCGGTCAGTGGGAGTACTACTTCTACATCGACATCGCAGGCCACCCGGCCGAAGCCAATGTGGCCAGCGCGCTGGCCGAGCTGCAGCAGCTCGCCGCCTTCTACAAGGTGCTGGGCACCTATCCGGTGCCGGCGTGATGGCGGGCGCGGCCATGTTCGAGCAACTGGGGCTGATTGGCTGCGGCCTGATGGGCGGCTCCTTCGCGCTGGCGATGAAGCGCGCCGGGCTGGTGCAGCGCGTGGTGGGCTACAGCAAGTCGCCCTCCACCACCGACCGGGCACGCCAGCTGGGCGTGATTGACGTGGAGGCGCCCTCGGCGCTGCTGGCCGCAGCCGGCGCCGACATCGTGCTGCTGGCCGTGCCGGTGGCCGCCACCGAGGCCACGCTCAAGGCCATCAAGCACCTGGTCACGCCGAAGATGCTGGTGATGGACGTGGGCTCCACCAAGGCCGACGTGGTGCACGGGGCGCGGCGCGCGCTGCGCGACCAGTTCGGCTCGTTCGTGCCGGCCCACCCCATCACGGGGCGCGAGGTCTCGGGCGTGGAGCATGCCGACGCGCAGCTGTACCAGGGCGCCAAGGTCATCCTGACACCCACCGAGCGCACCCTCACCGTGCACCTGCGCCGCGCCGAGGCGCTGTGGAGCGCCCTGGGCTGCCACGTGCGCAGCATGGCGCCGGAGACGCACGACGCGGCGTTCGCCGCCGTCAGCCACCTGCCCCACCTGCTGGCCTTTGCCATGATGGGCAGCATCAACGGCCAGCCCCAGGCCGACGTGCTGCTGGACATGGCCGGCCCCGGCTTTCGCGACTTCACCCGCATCGCTGCCAGCGACCCGCAGCTGTGGCGCGACGTGCTGCGCGCCAACCGCGCCGAGGTGCTGGCCCAGTCGCAACTCTTCAAGCAGGCACTGCAGGCGCTGGAGGCGGCCATGCAGGCCGACGACGGCGAGCCGCTGGAAGACCTGATCACGCTGGCCAGCAGCGCCCGCGCCCATTGGCGCATGGGCAGCGGCGGCCGCTCATCCCGGGAGGGTTGATGTATTCCACCGCATTCCTTGACCTGCCGCCGCTGCGGCAGGCCAGTGGCAGCGTGCAGCTGCCGGGCTCCAAGAGCATTTCCAACCGCGTGTTGCTGCTGGCGGCCCTGAGCGAGGGCACGACG
The DNA window shown above is from Pulveribacter suum and carries:
- a CDS encoding prephenate dehydrogenase, which translates into the protein MFEQLGLIGCGLMGGSFALAMKRAGLVQRVVGYSKSPSTTDRARQLGVIDVEAPSALLAAAGADIVLLAVPVAATEATLKAIKHLVTPKMLVMDVGSTKADVVHGARRALRDQFGSFVPAHPITGREVSGVEHADAQLYQGAKVILTPTERTLTVHLRRAEALWSALGCHVRSMAPETHDAAFAAVSHLPHLLAFAMMGSINGQPQADVLLDMAGPGFRDFTRIAASDPQLWRDVLRANRAEVLAQSQLFKQALQALEAAMQADDGEPLEDLITLASSARAHWRMGSGGRSSREG
- the pheA gene encoding prephenate dehydratase, with protein sequence MSQQPTSTPDLSSLRTQIDSIDQQLLSLLNQRAQVAEQVGEVKKRDGTPFFRPDRVAQVIEKITTSNPGPLKGAHVAAIWREIMSACLALESPQRVAVLGPEGTFCEQAAIEYFGGAADLMYCNSFDEVFHATAAGSAQYGVVGMENSNEGVVTRSLDMFLHTPCHVVGEVSLLVRHNLLRTSPSAEGIEAVLAHPQALAQCHAWLSKHLPHAERRPVSSNAEGARLAATNPAWAGISSERAAQQYGLHVVAHAIQDDAYNRTRFAVICLRHTLATPAPTGRDCTSLIISVPNRPGAVHDLLVPLKKHGVSMTRFESRPARTGQWEYYFYIDIAGHPAEANVASALAELQQLAAFYKVLGTYPVPA